A part of Desulfotomaculum sp. genomic DNA contains:
- a CDS encoding tryptophan synthase subunit beta (catalyzes the formation of 1-(2-carboxyphenylamino)-1-deoxy-D-ribulose 5-phosphate from N-(5-phospho-beta-D-ribosyl)-anthranilate; catalyzes the formation of L-tryptophan from L-serine and 1-(indol-3-yl)glycerol 3-phosphate), producing MSRGRFGIHGGQYIPETLMNAVIELEEAYNHFKDLPDFKEELEDLLKNYAGRPSLLYYA from the coding sequence AGAGGACGGTTTGGAATCCACGGGGGGCAGTATATTCCCGAGACTCTGATGAACGCGGTAATCGAGCTGGAAGAAGCATACAACCACTTTAAGGACCTTCCTGACTTTAAAGAGGAATTGGAGGATCTGCTTAAAAATTATGCGGGGCGGCCTTCGCTGCTTTATTACGCGGA